Below is a genomic region from Helianthus annuus cultivar XRQ/B chromosome 2, HanXRQr2.0-SUNRISE, whole genome shotgun sequence.
acatatGTAACTAAATTAACTTTTAACTATAAAAGAAAACAGAAGAAACGAAAAGATGTTGAACCAATTGCCGACGGAGCACCCTACAAACAACAAACGCTAACATCCGATCTTTCCGTCGCCGGAGATCACCTCTTCCCGCCGGCGACCACAATGAACGCTTCATCTCCACCTCAATCAAACGATTCAAAACCTTCAAACGAAGACCACCAACCAGAATCAGATCACAAACACCTCCTCCCCTTATCCACCGACAACACTCCCCTTATCTCCGACGAAGAAGTCGCCTACGAATCCAACGAAAAGATCATAATCGACGGCCTTGATGACTCATCCGATTACACCTCCACACCACCCTTTTCATGGAGGAAACTATGGTTGTTTACAGGTCCAGGGTTTTTGATGAGTATTGCCTTTTTAGATCCGGGGAATTTGGAAGGGGATCTTCAGGCTGGTGCTATTGCAGGTACCGGGTGTTTGTCGACTTGAATGAGTTGGGTTTCGGGTTATTTGAATCGGGTTGTTTGAATTTGAAGCTTTGGAATCTGTATTCAAATTGGGTTACTTGAATTCGATTCGAAGTAGCTTGAAATTTGAGTAAACCGATTCGAATAAGCTTATTTGAATTAGAGTCGAATTCGAATTCGGGTGTATTTAACTTATTAGAATTAGGAAAAGGAATTAGAGAGTGATTGCAGGTAGGGTGTTAATCGAGTCGAATAAGTCGAATTTCAGGTTATTCAAATCGGGTATTCGAATTTGAGTTGAAATCAGGTTTATTCGACTTACGAAAAAATTTGAATTTGTCTTATTTATTGGCATTGAATCAAATTTCGAGTTATTCGAGTGCGATTCAAGTAATGAACACCGCTAACAATTGCAGGATACTCGTTGTTATGGTTGCTGATGTGGGCGACGGTAATGGGGTTGTTGATCCAGTTATTGTCGGCTCGGGTGGGGGTGGCTACGGGGAAGCATTTGGCGGAGCTTTGTAGAGAGGAGTATGATAAGTGGACCGGATTGGTGTTGTGGGTTATGGCTGAGGTGGCGTTGATTGGAGCTGATATTCAGGAGGTGATTGGGAGTGCGATTGCTATTCAGATTCTTAGTAATGGTGTTCTTCCGATCTGGGTTGGGGTTGTGATCACTGCTTCTGATTggttagtttgttttttttttttttttttaattttgttgaaAATTAATGATTATTGGATTGTATGATTAGATTAGTTAAGTGGTGTTGGATTGAATTAATGTTATGGCTGACAATTCCTGACCTTAATCCGGAGCTTCCGGCTCGTGATAAACCTATCTACCCCTTTCTTTCCGGCAAATTTCCCTTCTATACGCGTGTCTGTAATTTCGCAAACTATCGCGTCCCCTTTACGAGATTTTTGATGAAAGTCCTTCGGTTCTTTCGGGTGCACCTTTATCAGGTTAACCCGTTCGGACTCAGCCGGGTTAATCATTTTGAAATCTCCCGTAGGGCTTTAGGTTATAAGCCGGATTTGAACCTATTCCGGTATTTTTATGAGTTTATCATGGCCGGAGACTGGTACACCTTCGCTCACCAGAAGGGTATTCCCCGTCCCGCCGGAGATTTCAAAATGATTAAGCTAATGtatatttttattctttttttaaaacatattttaatTTTGTATAACCTTGGTGAACAGTTTCATGTTCTTACTTCTTGAGAACTACGGAGTGAGGAATTTGGAAGCTGTTTTTGCGGTTCTCATCTCAACTATGGGACTATCATTTGCATGGATGTTTGCTGATGCACAACCTAGTGGCAAGGAACTTCTAATAGGTTAGAATTCTCCGATGTTTGTACCTATGATTTTCAACTTCAACTCATTTAGCCAAGAACAGGTCAATTTAGTTATGTTATCAGTAAcggatcaaatcaagaacaagtGTACAAAATAGCCAAAAATGTGTATTTTTTAACCTTGTAaaccatgtttttttttcaaaacgtTGTTAATATTCGTCACACAAATTTCATGTACATGTACTTACTAATAATGTTGTGTGGCCAAATTTCTGCTACGTCCACTCATCTAGGAAAAAAGTCAACATGGTCAAATTTATCGACGTCGCAGTTACAATGTCATGTCATCATTTAATCGTAAGATCACCCTAAATTAGAACTTTTTTTAAAGTTTGAgctttttttttatcaaaagttTTGAAAGATTGAACCTTTTTATCACAAAAGTTTGAGCCTTTTTGTTAGTGCAAAGAAAGTGCATTACCAAAAACAGATACCATATCAAACTTTGTTATCTTTCTATACATTTTTTGTTAAcatttagagtaaagtacacggatggtccttgcggttttccaaaattttggatttggtccctagctttacaaaagtacacagatggttcCAATGGTTTGCACTttataacgcatttagtccccaagtTTATttaaaagtacatggatggtccatgtggtttgtactttgtaacgaatttagtccctaacttggacatgctaaatCCTTTAGATTTGTTCGCTAGAGACTAAATGCGGTACAAaatgcaaaaccacagggaccatccgtgtacttttggaaagctagggaccaaatccgtaattttggtaaaccacaggcaccatccatgtactttactcAAATATTTATAAAAAGGAATTAGACAAAAAATGATTGCGAGTCAATCAACTCAACTAACCCATAAAACGTAACCCGTTTTTACCCGAACCCGTTTGACCCGTGACATAATCTATCTTGATTTACTTATAATTAATTACAGGTCTTTTGGTTCCGAAGCTGAGTTCAAGAACAATTAGGCAAGCAGTCGGAGTAGTAGGGTGTGTAATAATGCCTCACAACGTATTTCTACATTCCGCTTTAGTACAATCCCGAAAAATTGACCCAAACAAAAAAGGACGCGTTCAAGAAGCAATCAACTACTACACAATCGAGTCCTCAATCGCCCTTTTCATCTCCTTCATGATCAACTTATGCGTAACAACCGTTTTCGCAAAGGGATTTTACAACACAAAACAAGCCGACACCATAGGCCTCGTGAACGCGGGtcaatatctcgaaaagaaataCGGTGGAGGGTTTATGCCGGTTTTATACATTTGGGGAATCGGGTTATTAGCAGCGGGTCAAAGTAGCACCATAACAGGTACTTACGCGGGTCAGTTTATAATGGGCGGGTTTCTTAACCTTCGGTTGAAAAAGTGGTTGAGGGCTTTGATTACTAGAAGTTGCGCGATCGTGCCGACGATGATTGTCGCGCTTGTGTTTAATAAGTCGGAAGCTTCGTTAGATGTGTTGAATGAATGGCTTAATGTTCTTCAGAGTATTCAGATCCCGTTTGCACTTATTCCGCTTTTGACATTGGTGTCTAAAGAGGAAATCATGGGGGGTTTCAAGATTGGACCGACTTTAGAGGTATggtgtttgttttgatttttttttttttgttttgtttatatagtTTTTGGTTTGTTTATATAGTTTTTGATGCTACTAGTGGTAGAAACCGGTCAATATATGTTACGTTTTGAAATTTAACTAaaactgaaacgggtcaaaaaagtcaaacgggttaaaaGTTGCCTAAAGTGTATTTTTATTGCTTAAAAAACTTTTTACTTTTATTCATGTACAAAAAATAGATTGTTACATTGATTTATGTACTATTTGTAATCATATTTGACtctaatttataaaaaaaaaaaaaaaaacatacatttTGGGCGAAATGTGTTTACCGTCAAAGCAAACTGTACAAATTTCTGAAACATTTAcaaaataaaatgtttttttgTATGGTAAAGAGAATAAAGACTCTAAAACCTTTATTAGGTAAATTCGATTAAAACAAGTTATTTCTGTGCATAGGTCaaaacgggtcgggttgggttTGGTTGTGATGAACGTATATTATTTGATTTATTTTAGAATTTCTTTTAAATAAACCCTTTTGCATGTTGTAAGCATTCAAATACAAGGTAGACAACGTTTGACCCATTTAACCCGTTCGACccgtttgacttgttttatatataGTTGTGCTTTTTCTGCATTTACCCATTTGACCCATTATTAAAGAATTACAACCCTAATAACACCTTCATTGTTGGTGCTTTTTATGACTTGCAGAAAGCTGCATGGAGTGTGGCTGGTCTAGTGATGGTGATCAACGGTTACCTTTTGCTCGATTTCTTTGTAGCCGAGGTCAACGGATTTTTGTTCGGATCTTTAGCCGTAACATGCACCGCTGCTTACGTGGCGTTTATATTATATCTCATAA
It encodes:
- the LOC110915178 gene encoding metal transporter Nramp2; translated protein: MNASSPPQSNDSKPSNEDHQPESDHKHLLPLSTDNTPLISDEEVAYESNEKIIIDGLDDSSDYTSTPPFSWRKLWLFTGPGFLMSIAFLDPGNLEGDLQAGAIAGYSLLWLLMWATVMGLLIQLLSARVGVATGKHLAELCREEYDKWTGLVLWVMAEVALIGADIQEVIGSAIAIQILSNGVLPIWVGVVITASDCFMFLLLENYGVRNLEAVFAVLISTMGLSFAWMFADAQPSGKELLIGLLVPKLSSRTIRQAVGVVGCVIMPHNVFLHSALVQSRKIDPNKKGRVQEAINYYTIESSIALFISFMINLCVTTVFAKGFYNTKQADTIGLVNAGQYLEKKYGGGFMPVLYIWGIGLLAAGQSSTITGTYAGQFIMGGFLNLRLKKWLRALITRSCAIVPTMIVALVFNKSEASLDVLNEWLNVLQSIQIPFALIPLLTLVSKEEIMGGFKIGPTLEKAAWSVAGLVMVINGYLLLDFFVAEVNGFLFGSLAVTCTAAYVAFILYLINHGNCLPSTLFNRIVNKGYAYIGK